From a single Pseudobutyrivibrio xylanivorans genomic region:
- a CDS encoding asparaginase: MKKILMIGTGGTIASKQTDAGLKPGLTAEDVLAYIPEVEKVCQVETLQVMNIDSSNMTPAHWKHIVKAIEDNYENYDGFVVCHGTDTLAYTAAALSYMIQNSAKPIVVTGSQKPISKDVTDAKTNLLDSFIYASDDVSQNVSIVFDGKVICGTRAKKERAKSYNAFSSINFPYLAVIQDGVIVRYIPEVPVRGIPSFYYEMSDKVTLLKLYPGMKPDILSYLFENYDIIVIESFGVGGMPETLMDTFYEEMEKWKDTDKLAVMTTQVANEGSNMTVYEVGRQVKQDFHMIESYDMTLEATMTKLMWLRGMNYSNKRLRETFYTEINRDILFKKK; encoded by the coding sequence ATGAAAAAGATTTTAATGATTGGTACAGGTGGTACCATTGCTTCAAAGCAGACAGATGCAGGACTTAAGCCAGGACTTACAGCTGAGGATGTCCTTGCATATATACCTGAGGTTGAAAAGGTTTGTCAGGTTGAAACACTTCAGGTGATGAATATTGATAGTAGTAATATGACCCCAGCCCATTGGAAGCATATCGTAAAGGCGATAGAGGACAATTACGAGAATTACGATGGATTTGTTGTTTGTCACGGTACGGATACATTGGCATACACAGCAGCTGCTTTAAGCTATATGATTCAAAACAGCGCGAAGCCAATCGTTGTTACAGGCTCTCAGAAGCCTATCAGCAAGGATGTTACAGATGCCAAGACCAATCTTTTAGATTCCTTTATTTATGCCAGTGATGATGTTTCTCAGAATGTTAGCATCGTATTTGACGGCAAGGTAATCTGTGGAACACGCGCGAAGAAGGAAAGAGCCAAGAGCTATAATGCTTTTTCAAGCATTAATTTCCCATATCTTGCAGTGATTCAGGATGGGGTGATAGTGCGATATATTCCAGAGGTTCCAGTGCGGGGGATTCCTAGCTTCTATTATGAGATGTCAGATAAGGTTACTCTTCTGAAACTATACCCTGGAATGAAACCAGATATTCTCAGCTATCTGTTTGAGAATTACGATATCATTGTTATCGAAAGCTTTGGAGTAGGCGGTATGCCAGAGACATTGATGGATACCTTCTATGAGGAAATGGAAAAATGGAAGGACACTGACAAGCTTGCGGTTATGACTACTCAAGTTGCTAACGAGGGCAGCAATATGACTGTCTACGAGGTTGGCAGACAGGTGAAGCAGGACTTCCACATGATAGAATCCTACGATATGACTCTTGAGGCTACAATGACAAAGCTTATGTGGCTTCGCGGAATGAACTACAGCAACAAGCGTTTGAGAGAGACATTCTACACCGAGATTAACAGAGATATCTTATTTAAGAAGAAATAA
- a CDS encoding RNA-binding protein, whose translation MNDDEQLLFKRLIELSNRAYKNNIYTFSDFLSLSQQDILYQAARNKAFAPISYDLFGGYENCERKMVRFGSESDFGYDVEFPIKCIKVEPLAKKFAKEYTHRDYLGSLMSLGIDRKKFGDIFVDGMDAYIYADESTADYLLENFVSVGRNSVKCSISELPESYKRAALKEMTIQVASPRADAVIARVYNLSRKDTIPYFTEKKVSVNGRIVENNDKVLAAGDTISVRGFGKFTLVSEGGLSRKGKLNLVVEVFGG comes from the coding sequence ATGAACGACGACGAACAGCTTTTATTCAAAAGATTAATCGAGCTTTCCAACAGAGCTTATAAAAATAATATCTATACTTTCAGCGACTTTCTCAGTCTGAGCCAGCAGGATATTTTGTACCAGGCCGCAAGGAATAAAGCCTTTGCACCAATCAGTTATGATTTGTTTGGTGGCTATGAAAACTGCGAGAGGAAAATGGTGCGCTTTGGAAGTGAGTCAGACTTTGGTTACGATGTTGAATTTCCTATCAAATGCATCAAGGTAGAGCCACTTGCAAAGAAGTTTGCTAAGGAATATACCCACCGTGATTACTTGGGCTCCCTCATGAGCCTTGGAATTGATCGAAAAAAATTCGGCGATATCTTCGTGGATGGCATGGATGCTTATATCTATGCCGACGAGTCTACCGCCGATTATCTTCTTGAAAATTTCGTATCTGTAGGACGCAACTCCGTAAAATGCTCCATCTCAGAATTACCTGAGTCCTATAAGCGTGCTGCCCTGAAGGAAATGACTATTCAGGTAGCTTCGCCTCGCGCTGATGCTGTCATTGCCCGTGTCTACAACCTGAGCCGCAAGGACACCATTCCTTACTTCACCGAAAAGAAAGTCTCCGTCAACGGACGCATCGTAGAAAACAACGACAAGGTGCTCGCTGCAGGCGACACCATATCCGTACGCGGCTTCGGTAAATTCACCCTCGTATCCGAGGGCGGGCTTTCTCGTAAGGGTAAGCTAAACTTAGTAGTAGAAGTGTTTGGAGGTTAA